One region of Brassica napus cultivar Da-Ae chromosome A10, Da-Ae, whole genome shotgun sequence genomic DNA includes:
- the LOC125578940 gene encoding uncharacterized protein LOC125578940, with product MIEFKACLDELEVRELRYHGPPFTWINSKPDDPIAKKLDRVLINEEWLLTFPHSLAHFIPPVISDHTSSIINLEVDPPVAGTKPFKFFNFLTSHPDFLATILEGWEVSHPESWSLSLLHKKQKILKKFLKKLHKHNYSQIQKRVGESEKLCAEKLQHLRRVEEAYFHQKSRIQWLKEGDQNTSFYHKVALARNYFNAIHELTDLNGITVSSPEAVGLLAIYYFINVLGPPLTLSAPSLQIRVDLATAFHCSPEQAEDMIKLPTDDEIMRVLFKINPNKSSGPDGLTSRFYSCAWHILGKEVTAAISKFFVSGNLPTATNSTILTLIPKFPGASSVKDYRPISCCNTTYKVISKILVSKLKLILPMGSKRLTLKVDIAKAFDSIKWDFIIASLNSLDLPPLYIHWIRECISTAAYFVGINGSLHGFFQGTRGLRQGDPLSPYLFGIAMNVLSRKLNKAAEDGVIGYHPRYGSPASLQGIISVLSDFQEISGLAISPQKSCLFSAGLTTAETSDLVAFSGRLQLLSSVISGIINFWCAAFIMPVECINEINSMCSAFLWKGSLGGKYTARVSWDKVTTPKEEGGLGLRNITYWNRTCIIKLLWMLFFRAESVWVAWIHQNVIKDEDFWSMKESQSYTWLFKQILRQREIVINWLRVIPVDGNSINFWTSPWTPYGQLIRHVGPNGPRQSGFPLLSSLASLWNGESWTLAPARSPEMEQVQIYLSIITLLEDPDYPEWIQNNASSANTNKFISAQIYDSIRESRPQVPWHRIVWLKKGIPKFKTLTWMFVQDRCPTRNRLLSWGLQTDPLCLLCNLHPECRNHIYFQCSFSMGVWRNLSSKLGLIVSSDEWDDILQALIGLTGNKHLRYLTILAWQSAIHEIWRERNNKLHRSSFKSIDVIISTISSIIKNCISAMRQTQPLESSACMKLWFSLP from the exons GCCATTTAAGTTCTTCAACTTCCTCACTTCTCACCCGGATTTCTTGGCTACAATATTGGAAGGATGGGAAGTATCTCACCCTGAAAGCTGgtccctctctctccttcataAGAAGCAAAAGATACTTAAAAAATTTCTCAAGAAACTTCACAAGCACAATTATTCTCAAATTCAGAAAAGAGTTGGAGAAT CCGAAAAACTTTGTGCTGAAAAATTGCAACATCTGAGACGTGTGGAAGAGGCTTATTTCCACCAAAAGTCTAGAATTCAATGGCTCAAAGAGGGAGATCAGAACACAAGTTTCTATCATAAAGTAGCTCTGGCGAGGAACTATTTTAATGCTATTCACGAGCTAACTGACCTTAATGGAATAACGGTCTCATCTCCTGAAGCAGTGGGACTTCTTGCCATTTATTACTTCATCAATGTCTTGGGACCTCCTCTGACTTTATCTGCCCCATCCCTCCAGATTCGGGTTGATTTAGCTACTGCCTTTCATTGTTCTCCTGAACAAGCAGAAGATATGATTAAGCTACCGACAGATGATGAAATTATGAGAGTCTTGTTCAAGATAAATCCAAATAAAAGTTCTGGCCCGGATGGATTAACTTCTCGATTTTACAGTTGTGCTTGGCATATATTGGGGAAAGAGGTTACTGCTGCAATCAGCAAATTTTTTGTATCAGGGAACTTGCCGACTGCAACTAATTCAACCATCTTAACGTTGATTCCTAAATTTCCAGGGGCCTCCTCTGTAAAGGACTACAGACCTATATCCTGCTGCAACACTACTTACAAGGTTATTTCAAAGATTCTGGTCTCAAAACTAAAGCTTATACTTCCTATG GGATCAAAAAGGCTTACTCTGAAGGTTGACATCGCCAAGGCTTTTGACTCTATCAAGTGGGACTTCATAATCGCTTCTCTCAATTCCCTCGATCTACCTCCATTGTATATTCACTGGATAAGAGAATGCATATCAACCGCTGCCTACTTTGTTGGTATTAATGGTTCGCTCCATGGCTTCTTTCAAGGAACTCGTGGCCTGCGACAAGGAGACCCATTAAGTCCATATTTGTTTGGTATTGCCATGAATGTCTTGTCTCGCAAGCTTAACAAAGCAGCAGAAGATGGTGTTATTGGTTATCACCCTCGTT ATGGATCACCTGCCTCTTTGCAAGGAATCATCTCAGTTCTCTCTGACTTTCAGGAAATTTCGGGTCTAGCTATAAGCCCACAGAAATCGTGCTTATTCTCAGCAGGTCTAACTACCGCAGAGACCTCTGATCTGGTGGCCTTTTCAG GCAGACTTCAACTCTTAAGCTCTGTCATCTCAGGCATTATTAACTTCTGGTGTGCTGCCTTCATTATGCCTGTGGAGTGCATCAATGAAATCAATTCAATGTGTTCAGCATTTTTATGGAAAGGTAGCTTGGGAGGAAAATATACTGCTCGGGTTTCTTGGGATAAAGTGACTACACCTAAGGAAGAAGGTGGTTTAGGTCTCCGAAACATTACCTATTGGAACAGAACCTGCATCATCAAACTGTTGTGGATGCTGTTCTTCAGAGCTGAATCTGTTTGGGTCGCCTGGATTCATCAAAATGTCATCAAAGACGAGGATTTCTGGTCAATGAAAGAAAGCCAAAGTTACACATGGCTCTTCAAACAAATACTCAGACAGAGAGAAATTGTGATAAACTGGTTGAGAGTAATACCTGTTGATGGGAATTCGATAAACTTCTGGACTTCACCGTGGACTCCCTACGGCCAATTGATCAGACATGTGGGGCCGAACGGCCCTAGACAGTCAGGTTTCCCTCTATTATCCTCACTGGCTTCTTTGTGGAATGGAGAATCGTGGACTCTAGCTCCTGCTAGATCCCCAGAAATGGAGCAAGTGCAAATTTATTTGTCAATAATCACTCTCTTGGAAGATCCTGATTACCCGGAATGGATTCAAAACAACGCTTCATCTGCAAACACAAACAAGTTTATATCTGCTCAAATATATGACAGCATTAGAGAATCAAGGCCGCAGGTGCCTTGGCACAGAATCGTGTGGCTTAAGAAAGGGATCCCAAAGTTCAAAACTCTAACCTGGATGTTTGTCCAAGACCGATGCCCAACTCGCAACAGACTTCTCTCATGGGGGTTGCAAACAGACCCTCTTTGTCTCTTATGTAATCTCCATCCTGAATGTCGGAATCACATCTACTTTCAATGTTCGTTCTCTATGGGAGTGTGGAGGAACCTGTCTTCAAAGCTAGGTTTAATCGTTTCATCTGATGAGTGGGATGATATCCTGCAAGCTCTTATCGGCCTCACTGGAAACAAGCACCTGCGCTATTTAACCATTCTAGCTTGGCAATCAGCGATCCATGAAATTTGGAGAGAACGCAACAACAAACTCCATCGATCAAGCTTCAAATCAATCGATGTTATAATTTCCACCATCTCTTCGATTATCAAGAATTGCATATCTGCTATGCGACAAACCCAACCATTGGAATCTAGCGCCTGCATGAAACTATGGTTTTCACTTCCTTGA